Proteins found in one Pseudorasbora parva isolate DD20220531a chromosome 11, ASM2467924v1, whole genome shotgun sequence genomic segment:
- the LOC137092181 gene encoding zinc finger and SCAN domain-containing protein 25-like, translating into MQTPSASPFADIITSLAVLHQDLHQAMLDLRADQERRFEAIVRGQQEDREKFRSWIDREVRTEAAGLASAPVHVPLHKMGPQDDPEAFIDLFQKAAEACGWPRAQWPVRLIPLLTGEAQAAAQQLPVANLLEYDDLKKAILQRVGRSPEQHRQRFRSLEWGEAGRPFAMAQQLRDSCRRWLLAGGSDVDHIVDLVVLEQFIARLPKKTAEWVQCHRPTSLETAIHLAEDHLVACPGVGAPLLTSRSLSPPSVSPSPPIPLPRSRPPGRGGG; encoded by the exons atgcagacgccctccgcctcgccatttgcggacattATCACATCCCTTGCGGTCCTCCATCAGGACCTACATCAAGCCATGCTGGACCTTCGggcagaccaggagcgccgcttcgaggccattgtccgaggccagcaagaggaccgcgagaagttccggagctggatcgaccgggaggttcgcaccgaagccgccgggctggccagcgcaccggtccacgtgcctcTGCACAAAATGGGGCCACAAGATGACCCGGAGGCCTTTATTGACCTCTTTCAaaaggccgcggaggcctgcgggtggccccgggcacagtggccggtgcgcctgatACCACTGCTGacaggagaagcccaggcggctgcACAACAGctaccggtggcgaacctccttgAGTACGATGACCTGAAGAAGGCCatccttcagcgggtcggccgctccccggagcaacaccgacagaggttccgctccctggagtggggaGAGGCTggccgacccttcgcgatggcccaacagctccgggactcatgccgcagatggctcctggccggcggaagcgacgtggaccacatcgtcgatctggtggtactggagcagttcatcgctcggctcccAAAGAAAactgccgagtgggtccagtgccaccggcccacgtcgctggagacggccatccacctggcggaggaccacctggtggcgtgcccgggggtcggcgcaccccttctaacctctcgctctctctctcccccctctgtatCTCCCTCTCCTCctatccctctccctaggtcccgccctccggg caggggcggcgggtag